A genomic stretch from Bradyrhizobium sp. 195 includes:
- a CDS encoding KTSC domain-containing protein, which produces MVRALALLLAQLAAVPIVSETVETGDRRPIDLATFECREITRSTVLQRVCYDRAQHDLVVATGGFYARYCGVAAETVDRLLGAPSMGQFFNRHIGREAAGSRYDCSA; this is translated from the coding sequence GTGGTCAGGGCCTTGGCACTTCTACTCGCACAGCTCGCGGCGGTGCCGATCGTGTCCGAGACGGTCGAGACCGGCGATCGCCGGCCCATCGATCTCGCGACATTCGAATGCCGCGAAATCACTCGCAGCACGGTGCTTCAGCGTGTCTGCTATGATCGCGCTCAGCACGACCTCGTCGTCGCGACTGGCGGCTTCTATGCGCGCTATTGCGGCGTCGCGGCCGAGACAGTCGACCGCCTTCTGGGCGCGCCGTCCATGGGCCAGTTCTTCAACCGGCATATCGGGCGCGAGGCCGCCGGCAGCCGCTACGATTGCAGCGCGTGA
- a CDS encoding LpxI family protein — MTSAASEIASPVGIVAGGGAMPFAVADSLAARGITPVLFPLRGACDPARVEKFRHRWISVGQLGRAMRLFREEGCRDLIFIGTLVRPSLAEIRFDVKTLRLLGNVIRAFRGGDDHLLSGVGRILEQDGFRMIGIKDVAPDLLMPEGCISRAWPSDTGKTDIARGRAVLTALGPFDIGQAAVVIDGHVVAVEDIEGTDALLARVARLREEGRIRAAMGRGVLVKAPKSGQDLRFDLPTIGPRTLEGVAAAGLAGIAVIAGNTIAAEPQAMIAFADAKYLFVIGLPA; from the coding sequence ATGACATCGGCGGCGTCGGAGATTGCATCGCCGGTCGGCATCGTCGCCGGCGGCGGCGCAATGCCGTTCGCGGTCGCCGACTCGCTCGCCGCCCGCGGCATCACGCCCGTGCTGTTTCCCCTTCGCGGGGCCTGCGATCCGGCGCGGGTGGAGAAATTCCGCCACCGCTGGATCTCGGTCGGCCAGCTCGGTCGCGCCATGCGGCTGTTTCGCGAGGAGGGCTGCCGCGACCTGATCTTCATCGGGACGCTGGTGCGACCTTCGCTCGCGGAGATCCGGTTCGACGTCAAGACGCTGCGCCTGCTCGGCAACGTCATCCGCGCCTTTCGCGGCGGCGACGATCATCTCTTGTCCGGCGTTGGCCGCATCCTCGAGCAGGATGGCTTTCGCATGATCGGCATCAAGGACGTCGCGCCTGATCTGCTGATGCCCGAAGGCTGCATCAGCCGCGCCTGGCCCAGCGATACCGGCAAGACCGACATCGCGCGCGGCCGTGCGGTGCTGACGGCGCTCGGTCCGTTCGACATCGGCCAGGCCGCGGTGGTGATCGACGGCCATGTGGTGGCGGTCGAGGACATCGAGGGCACCGACGCGCTGCTCGCGCGCGTTGCGCGGCTGCGCGAGGAGGGGCGCATCCGCGCCGCCATGGGCCGCGGCGTGCTGGTGAAGGCGCCAAAAAGCGGCCAGGATCTTCGCTTCGACCTGCCGACGATCGGCCCGCGCACGCTCGAAGGTGTTGCCGCCGCCGGCTTGGCCGGCATTGCCGTCATCGCCGGCAACACTATCGCCGCCGAGCCGCAGGCGATGATCGCCTTCGCCGACGCGAAATATCTCTTCGTCATCGGTCTGCCGGCGTGA
- the lpxD gene encoding UDP-3-O-(3-hydroxymyristoyl)glucosamine N-acyltransferase: MAQPIFFTKPPASALADIAALTKAELVDPGRGGQIITGLASLDEAGPMHLAFFDNLKYADELKATKAGACLVSPRFEARVPAHVAVLRVAQPFRAFVRLAREWHGDALRPQSWVGNDGIAPSAIIDPTARLEDGVIVDPLAVIGPDVEIGSGTVVGAGAVIGPGVKIGRDCNVGARTAIQCALIGNDVLIHPGCSIGQDGYGFIFFGPEGHLKVPQTGRVLIQNNVEVGAGTTIDRGSLRDTVIGEGTKIDNQVQIGHNVTIGRNCLLAAQIGLAGSLTIGDNVALGAKVGINNHLKIGDGAQVTAMSGVKDDIPAGGRWGGFFAKPTKQWFKEIIAVERLVRDSKADAKDEGRE, translated from the coding sequence ATGGCGCAGCCGATCTTCTTCACAAAGCCGCCTGCCTCAGCACTGGCTGACATTGCCGCGCTGACCAAGGCGGAGCTGGTCGATCCCGGCAGGGGCGGTCAAATCATCACGGGCCTTGCTTCGCTCGACGAAGCGGGCCCGATGCATTTGGCATTCTTCGACAACCTGAAATACGCCGACGAGCTCAAGGCGACCAAGGCCGGCGCGTGCCTGGTGAGCCCGCGCTTCGAAGCCAGGGTGCCCGCGCATGTGGCGGTGCTGCGGGTGGCGCAGCCGTTCCGGGCCTTCGTCAGGCTCGCGCGGGAATGGCATGGCGATGCGCTCAGGCCGCAATCCTGGGTCGGCAATGACGGCATCGCGCCGTCCGCGATCATCGATCCCACGGCCCGGCTCGAGGACGGCGTGATCGTCGATCCCCTGGCGGTGATCGGCCCGGACGTTGAGATCGGCAGCGGCACGGTGGTCGGCGCCGGGGCGGTGATCGGTCCCGGGGTCAAGATTGGCCGCGATTGTAACGTCGGCGCCCGTACTGCCATCCAATGCGCGCTGATCGGCAACGACGTGCTGATCCATCCCGGCTGCTCGATCGGCCAGGACGGCTATGGCTTCATCTTCTTCGGCCCCGAGGGCCACCTGAAGGTGCCGCAGACCGGCCGCGTGCTGATCCAGAACAATGTGGAGGTCGGCGCCGGCACCACCATCGATCGCGGGTCCTTGCGCGACACCGTGATCGGGGAGGGCACCAAAATCGACAATCAGGTCCAGATCGGCCACAATGTGACCATCGGCCGGAACTGCCTGCTTGCGGCTCAGATCGGGCTGGCCGGCAGCCTGACCATTGGCGACAACGTGGCGCTGGGAGCCAAGGTTGGCATCAACAACCACCTCAAGATCGGAGATGGGGCCCAGGTCACCGCGATGAGCGGCGTCAAGGACGACATCCCGGCAGGCGGCCGCTGGGGTGGTTTTTTTGCCAAACCGACCAAGCAATGGTTCAAGGAGATCATCGCGGTGGAGCGTCTGGTGCGCGACAGCAAGGCCGATGCGAAGGACGAGGGACGGGAATGA
- the lpxA gene encoding acyl-ACP--UDP-N-acetylglucosamine O-acyltransferase has product MSKIDPTARVADGAVIGEGTEIGPYCIIGPHVVIGNNCKLVGHVHVTAQTTIGDDCTIYPFASLGTPPQSLSYRGELTQLKIGSGCTIRESVTMNAGTVAGGGVTTVGDRGYFMNCSHVGHDCHVGNDAILATSATLGGHCEIADFVFIGGLSAVHQFTRIGPQVMVGGVCGVRDDIIPFGLVNGQYAVLEGLNLIGMKRRKFTKQRLATVRGFYQKLFHGPGTFAERLEASRPLAGEDPAIAEILDFIGKGKRPLCLPAITK; this is encoded by the coding sequence ATGAGCAAGATTGATCCCACCGCACGGGTCGCGGACGGCGCCGTGATCGGCGAGGGCACCGAGATCGGACCCTATTGCATCATCGGCCCGCATGTCGTGATCGGCAACAATTGCAAGCTGGTCGGACATGTGCACGTCACCGCGCAGACCACGATCGGCGACGATTGCACCATCTATCCGTTCGCCTCGCTCGGCACGCCGCCACAGTCGCTCAGCTATCGTGGCGAGCTGACACAGCTCAAGATCGGCTCGGGCTGCACCATCCGCGAATCCGTGACCATGAATGCCGGCACCGTCGCCGGCGGCGGGGTCACCACGGTTGGCGACCGCGGCTATTTCATGAACTGCAGCCATGTCGGCCACGATTGCCATGTCGGCAATGACGCGATCTTAGCGACGTCGGCAACGCTCGGCGGTCATTGCGAGATTGCCGACTTCGTCTTTATTGGCGGACTGTCCGCCGTGCACCAGTTTACCCGCATCGGCCCGCAGGTCATGGTTGGCGGCGTGTGTGGCGTGCGCGACGACATCATCCCGTTTGGCCTCGTCAACGGCCAATATGCGGTGCTGGAGGGCCTCAACCTGATCGGCATGAAGCGGCGCAAGTTCACCAAGCAGCGGCTGGCGACGGTGCGTGGGTTCTACCAAAAACTCTTCCACGGCCCGGGCACCTTCGCCGAGCGGTTAGAGGCGTCCAGGCCGCTCGCCGGCGAAGATCCGGCGATCGCCGAGATCCTCGACTTCATCGGCAAGGGCAAACGCCCGCTCTGTCTTCCCGCTATTACGAAGTGA
- the bamA gene encoding outer membrane protein assembly factor BamA: MKFGLRLRGGLLATLIMFGAPVVAPVGAVFVSSSALAQTVQSISVEGNRRVEVETIRSYFKPGPGGRLDQGAVDDGLKALIETGLFQDVRINRGAGGQIIVSVVENPVIGRVAFEGNKKIKDEQLTTEVQSKARGTFSRAMVQSDTLRIAEIYRRSGRYDVRVTPEIIEQPNNRVDLIFTVEEGAKTGVKSIEFVGNVAFSSYRLRDVIKTRESNLLSFLASGDIYDPDRVEADRDLIRRFYLKNGFADVQVVAALTEYDPEKKGFNVTFKIEEGSQYRVGAIDFRSSIPNFDPASMRGYSRVNVGSLYNVESVEKSVEEMQIEASRRGYAFAVVRPGGDRNFEAHTVSVVFNIDEGPRTYIERINLRGNTRTRDYVIRREFDISEGDAYNRALVDRAERRLKNLDYFKSVKITTEPGSSSDRVVLIVDMEEKSTGDFSISGGYSTTDGALAEVSISERNLLGRGLFAKASVTYGQYARGYSLSFVEPYLLDYRVALGLDLYQRQQLSNSYISYGTKTLGFSPRLGFSLREDLALQLRYSIYQQEITLPYYLANCNNNLGTSAFNPSPAFAASQVPPIDLSATNGLGCYSDGEASLPVRRELANGKTLTSALGYTLTYNTLDNNKNPSDGLLVDFRQDFAGVGGDVSYLKSVIDAKYYTPLVSDIVGLVRLQSGMLNKIGSDLRMLDHFQMGSNLVRGFAPNGIGPRDLNPFGTQDALGGTKYWGASVELQMPFWFLPKEVGLKGAVYADAGGLYDYKGPTSWTTTNEVNVPGCIPSTVNPSSAGTCTGLVYDDSKVVRSSVGVGLIWQSPFGPLRFDYAVPLSKGKYDRTQEFRFGGGTTF, from the coding sequence ATGAAGTTTGGACTGCGACTCCGGGGGGGCTTGCTCGCAACCCTGATCATGTTCGGCGCGCCGGTGGTTGCCCCGGTCGGGGCTGTTTTTGTGTCTTCGTCTGCGCTCGCTCAGACCGTTCAGTCGATTTCCGTCGAAGGAAATCGCCGCGTCGAGGTGGAGACGATCCGCTCCTATTTCAAGCCGGGTCCGGGCGGTCGCCTGGATCAAGGCGCCGTCGATGACGGCCTCAAGGCGTTGATCGAAACCGGCCTGTTCCAGGACGTCAGGATCAACCGCGGCGCCGGCGGCCAGATCATCGTCTCGGTGGTCGAAAACCCGGTCATCGGCCGGGTCGCCTTCGAGGGTAACAAGAAGATCAAGGACGAGCAGCTCACCACTGAGGTCCAGTCCAAGGCGCGCGGCACCTTCTCCCGCGCCATGGTGCAGTCCGACACGCTGCGAATCGCCGAAATCTATCGCCGGTCCGGCCGCTACGACGTGCGCGTCACGCCCGAGATCATCGAGCAGCCGAACAACCGTGTCGACCTCATCTTTACGGTCGAGGAGGGCGCCAAGACCGGCGTCAAGTCGATCGAGTTCGTCGGCAACGTCGCATTCTCGTCCTACCGCCTCAGGGACGTCATCAAGACGCGTGAATCGAACCTGCTGAGCTTCCTCGCCAGTGGCGACATCTACGATCCCGACCGCGTCGAAGCCGACCGCGACCTGATCCGCCGTTTCTATCTCAAGAACGGTTTCGCCGACGTCCAGGTGGTGGCTGCGCTCACCGAATACGATCCGGAGAAGAAGGGCTTCAACGTCACCTTCAAGATCGAGGAAGGATCGCAATACCGCGTCGGCGCGATCGACTTCCGCTCCAGCATTCCGAACTTCGATCCCGCGTCGATGCGCGGCTATTCGCGCGTCAATGTCGGCTCGCTCTACAATGTCGAGTCGGTCGAGAAGTCGGTCGAGGAGATGCAGATCGAGGCCTCCCGCCGCGGCTATGCCTTCGCCGTGGTCCGGCCCGGCGGCGACCGCAACTTCGAGGCGCACACCGTCTCCGTCGTGTTCAACATCGACGAGGGCCCGCGCACCTATATCGAACGCATCAACCTGCGCGGCAACACGCGCACCCGCGACTACGTGATCCGCCGCGAGTTCGACATCTCGGAAGGAGATGCCTACAACCGCGCCCTGGTCGACCGTGCCGAGCGTCGCCTGAAGAACCTCGACTATTTCAAGAGCGTGAAGATCACGACGGAGCCAGGCTCGTCGAGCGACCGCGTGGTTCTGATCGTCGACATGGAAGAGAAATCGACCGGCGACTTCTCGATCTCGGGCGGTTACTCCACCACCGACGGCGCGCTGGCCGAAGTCTCGATCTCCGAGCGCAATCTGCTCGGCCGCGGCCTGTTCGCCAAGGCGTCGGTGACCTATGGCCAGTATGCACGCGGCTACTCGCTGTCGTTTGTCGAGCCGTATCTGCTCGACTACCGCGTCGCGCTCGGCCTCGACCTCTATCAGCGCCAGCAACTGTCCAACAGCTACATCTCCTACGGCACCAAGACGCTTGGCTTCTCGCCGCGCCTCGGCTTCTCCCTGCGTGAAGATCTGGCGCTGCAGCTGCGCTACTCGATCTACCAGCAGGAAATCACGCTGCCGTACTACCTGGCGAACTGTAACAACAATCTAGGTACGTCGGCCTTCAATCCGAGCCCGGCCTTCGCCGCGTCGCAGGTTCCGCCGATCGACCTGAGCGCCACCAATGGTCTCGGCTGCTACAGCGACGGCGAAGCTTCGCTGCCGGTGCGCAGGGAGCTCGCCAACGGCAAGACCCTGACCTCGGCGCTCGGCTACACGCTGACCTACAACACGCTCGACAACAACAAGAACCCCAGCGATGGTCTGCTCGTCGACTTCCGTCAGGACTTCGCCGGCGTCGGCGGCGACGTCTCCTACCTGAAGTCGGTCATCGATGCGAAGTACTACACTCCGCTGGTGTCGGACATCGTCGGCCTCGTCCGCCTGCAGAGCGGCATGCTGAACAAGATCGGCAGCGATCTGCGCATGCTCGATCACTTCCAGATGGGTTCGAACCTCGTCCGCGGCTTTGCCCCGAACGGCATCGGCCCGCGCGATTTGAACCCCTTCGGTACGCAGGACGCCCTCGGCGGCACCAAGTACTGGGGCGCATCGGTCGAACTGCAGATGCCGTTCTGGTTCCTGCCGAAGGAAGTGGGTCTGAAGGGTGCGGTTTATGCCGATGCCGGCGGCCTCTACGACTATAAGGGACCGACCAGCTGGACCACGACCAACGAAGTCAATGTGCCGGGCTGCATTCCCTCGACCGTCAATCCGTCGTCTGCGGGCACCTGTACCGGCCTCGTGTATGACGACAGCAAGGTCGTCCGTTCGTCGGTTGGTGTCGGCCTGATCTGGCAGTCGCCGTTCGGTCCGCTGCGCTTCGACTACGCCGTGCCGCTCAGCAAGGGCAAGTACGACCGTACGCAGGAGTTCCGGTTCGGCGGCGGCACCACGTTCTAG
- the lpxB gene encoding lipid-A-disaccharide synthase, with the protein MMQSRDPKRRIFLIATEESGDRLGSALMKVLRQRLGDGVEFVGVGGRTMAREGLESLFPIEELSIVGFAAVVQQLPKILRLIRNTADAVLEAAPDALVIIDSPDFTHRVARRVRATNSAIPVVDYVSPQLWAWRPGRARTMLGYVDHVLGLLPFEPEEYRKLGGPPCSYVGHPLVEQLPSLRPNAEEQARRDSEPPVLLVLPGSRRSEVRHHLEVFGATLGRLQAEGRAFELVLPTMPHLEATIREGVANWPVKPRIVTGENEKRTAFRIARAALAKSGTVTLELALSGIPMVTAYRVGAIEAFILRRAIRVSSVILANLVIGKDVIPEFLQEECTPEKLAPALAEVLTDSPLRREQVEAFARLDTIMSTGNKSPSVLAADIVLATMRKSR; encoded by the coding sequence GTGATGCAGTCGCGCGATCCCAAGCGCAGGATCTTCCTGATCGCCACCGAAGAATCGGGCGACCGGCTCGGCAGTGCCTTGATGAAGGTGCTGCGGCAGCGCCTCGGCGACGGCGTCGAGTTCGTCGGCGTCGGCGGCCGCACCATGGCGCGCGAGGGGCTGGAATCTCTGTTTCCGATCGAGGAGCTGTCGATCGTCGGCTTCGCCGCGGTGGTGCAGCAATTGCCGAAGATCCTGCGGTTGATCCGCAACACGGCGGACGCCGTGCTGGAGGCCGCGCCGGACGCGCTCGTCATCATCGACAGCCCCGATTTCACCCATCGCGTCGCCCGTCGCGTGCGCGCGACGAATTCGGCCATTCCCGTCGTCGACTACGTCTCGCCGCAGCTCTGGGCGTGGCGGCCGGGACGGGCCCGGACCATGCTCGGCTATGTCGACCATGTGCTCGGCCTTCTGCCTTTCGAGCCGGAGGAATACCGCAAGCTCGGCGGGCCGCCGTGCAGCTATGTCGGCCATCCCCTGGTCGAGCAATTGCCGTCGCTGCGGCCAAACGCAGAGGAGCAGGCGCGTCGCGACAGTGAGCCGCCGGTGCTGCTGGTATTGCCCGGCAGCCGTCGCAGCGAGGTCAGGCACCATCTCGAGGTGTTTGGCGCAACGCTCGGCCGGTTGCAGGCGGAAGGGCGTGCGTTCGAGCTGGTACTGCCGACCATGCCGCATCTCGAAGCCACCATCCGCGAGGGCGTCGCGAACTGGCCGGTCAAGCCAAGGATCGTGACCGGCGAGAACGAGAAGCGTACCGCGTTCCGGATCGCGCGTGCGGCACTGGCCAAATCCGGCACAGTGACGCTGGAGCTTGCATTGTCGGGCATTCCGATGGTGACGGCCTATCGCGTCGGTGCCATCGAGGCCTTCATCCTGCGCCGCGCGATCCGCGTCTCCTCCGTGATCCTCGCCAATCTCGTGATCGGCAAGGACGTGATTCCGGAGTTTTTGCAGGAGGAGTGCACGCCGGAGAAGCTGGCGCCGGCGCTCGCCGAGGTGCTGACGGATTCACCGCTGCGCCGGGAGCAGGTCGAGGCGTTCGCCCGGCTCGACACCATCATGTCGACCGGCAACAAGTCACCAAGCGTGCTCGCCGCCGACATCGTGCTCGCCACGATGCGCAAGAGCCGGTGA
- the fabZ gene encoding 3-hydroxyacyl-ACP dehydratase FabZ, whose product MTAESPVKFELVDINAILQTLPHRFPMLLIDRVINIRADYSGIGIKNVTFNEPAFQGHFPERPVYPGVMMIEAMAQTAGVIGIKSVEGTEKPRAVYFLTIDKCKFRKPVLPGDTIEYHMRSVGRRKAMWWFHGDAKVNGQVVAEADVGAMLTD is encoded by the coding sequence ATGACGGCGGAATCACCTGTTAAGTTCGAGCTGGTGGATATCAATGCCATCCTCCAGACCCTGCCGCACCGCTTCCCGATGCTGCTGATCGATCGCGTGATCAACATCCGCGCCGACTACAGCGGCATCGGCATCAAGAACGTTACCTTCAACGAGCCGGCCTTCCAGGGGCATTTCCCTGAGCGTCCGGTCTATCCCGGCGTCATGATGATCGAGGCGATGGCGCAGACCGCGGGCGTGATCGGCATCAAGTCGGTCGAAGGCACCGAGAAGCCGCGGGCGGTCTATTTCCTCACCATCGACAAGTGCAAGTTCCGCAAGCCCGTGCTGCCCGGCGACACCATCGAGTACCACATGCGCTCGGTTGGCCGCCGCAAGGCCATGTGGTGGTTTCACGGCGACGCCAAGGTCAACGGGCAGGTGGTTGCGGAAGCCGATGTCGGCGCCATGCTGACGGACTGA
- a CDS encoding SDR family NAD(P)-dependent oxidoreductase gives MTKTNYAGLAGRVVLITGGASGIGAAFVRAFATQRARVAFLDIDQTAGKALAAEVAASSGTAPLFVPCDLLDIDALRAAMAQVQRSLGDAAVLVNNAANDQRQVLSEVTPTEFDWMIGANLKHVFFAAQAVVPQMQARGGGSIINMSSIAWMRGAPALPVYAGAKAAIVGFTNSLARSVGLDRIRVNAIAPGMVITERQRRLWYPDEQVIAEMRSRQAVPDAVTPEDIANMALFLASDESQRITSQCFRVDGGLA, from the coding sequence ATGACCAAGACGAACTATGCCGGCCTCGCGGGCCGCGTGGTGCTGATCACCGGTGGCGCCAGCGGCATCGGTGCAGCCTTCGTGCGCGCCTTCGCCACCCAACGCGCCCGTGTGGCGTTTCTCGATATCGATCAGACGGCCGGCAAGGCGCTGGCCGCTGAGGTCGCGGCTTCCTCCGGTACGGCGCCGCTGTTCGTGCCGTGCGACCTCCTAGACATCGACGCCTTGCGCGCCGCCATGGCGCAGGTCCAGCGATCGCTCGGTGACGCCGCCGTCCTCGTCAACAACGCAGCCAATGATCAACGCCAGGTTCTTTCCGAGGTGACGCCCACCGAGTTCGACTGGATGATCGGCGCCAATCTCAAGCACGTTTTCTTCGCAGCGCAAGCGGTGGTGCCGCAGATGCAGGCGCGCGGCGGCGGCTCGATCATCAACATGTCATCGATCGCCTGGATGCGAGGCGCACCGGCGCTGCCGGTCTACGCCGGGGCAAAGGCTGCGATCGTCGGCTTCACCAACTCGCTGGCGCGTTCGGTCGGCCTCGACCGCATTCGCGTCAACGCGATAGCGCCGGGCATGGTCATCACCGAACGCCAGCGCCGGCTGTGGTATCCGGACGAGCAGGTCATCGCCGAGATGCGCTCGCGCCAGGCCGTTCCGGATGCGGTGACGCCCGAGGACATCGCCAACATGGCGCTGTTCCTCGCCTCCGACGAAAGCCAGCGCATCACCAGCCAGTGTTTTCGCGTCGATGGCGGACTTGCGTAG
- the rseP gene encoding RIP metalloprotease RseP — protein sequence MIDFFVHSFNTLSHGLLGYAVPFLFVLTIVVFFHELGHFLVARWAGVRVLTFSLGFGPELVGFNDRHGTRWKISAIPLGGYVKFFGDESEASTPSAQTLAAMTTEERAGSFHHKKVGPRAAIVAAGPIANFILGALIFAGMALYYGKPSTIARVDGVVADGAAAAAGFKIGDVVVQIDGKPIESFADMQRIVAMNAGSALAFQVKRDGTIVSLTATPALLERKDPFGNSHRLGVLGVEHKSQAGEASTAPVGVGEALKIGVEQVWFIITSTFKFLGSLFVGNGNPNEVSGVLGIAKMSGQAASAGFQFVINLCAVLSVSIGLLNLFPIPLLDGGHLMFYAAEVVRGRPLSERTQEMGFRIGLGLVLMLMVFATYNDILRMAAS from the coding sequence ATGATCGACTTTTTTGTCCATAGTTTCAATACGTTGAGCCATGGGCTCCTCGGCTACGCGGTTCCCTTCCTGTTCGTCCTGACCATCGTCGTGTTCTTCCATGAGCTCGGCCACTTTCTGGTCGCGCGCTGGGCGGGCGTTCGCGTGCTAACTTTTTCGCTCGGTTTCGGACCTGAGCTGGTCGGTTTCAACGACCGCCACGGCACCCGCTGGAAGATCTCGGCAATCCCGCTCGGCGGCTACGTCAAGTTCTTCGGCGACGAGAGCGAGGCCTCGACCCCGTCGGCCCAGACGCTTGCGGCCATGACGACCGAGGAGCGCGCCGGCAGCTTCCACCACAAGAAGGTCGGGCCGCGCGCCGCGATCGTCGCGGCCGGCCCGATCGCCAATTTCATCCTGGGCGCGCTGATCTTCGCGGGCATGGCGCTCTACTACGGCAAGCCCAGCACGATCGCGCGCGTTGACGGCGTCGTCGCCGACGGCGCCGCGGCGGCGGCCGGCTTCAAGATCGGGGACGTCGTCGTCCAGATCGACGGCAAGCCGATCGAGAGCTTTGCCGACATGCAGCGAATCGTTGCGATGAATGCGGGTTCGGCCCTTGCCTTCCAGGTGAAGCGGGACGGGACCATCGTCTCGCTGACCGCAACGCCGGCGCTGCTCGAGCGCAAGGATCCGTTCGGCAACAGCCACCGTCTCGGTGTGCTCGGCGTCGAGCACAAGTCGCAGGCCGGCGAGGCCTCGACCGCCCCGGTGGGCGTCGGCGAGGCGCTCAAGATCGGGGTCGAGCAGGTCTGGTTCATCATCACCAGCACGTTCAAGTTCCTGGGCTCGCTGTTCGTCGGAAACGGCAATCCCAACGAAGTCAGCGGCGTTCTGGGAATCGCGAAGATGTCGGGGCAGGCGGCCAGCGCCGGGTTCCAGTTCGTGATCAACCTGTGCGCGGTGCTGTCGGTGTCGATCGGCCTTTTGAACCTGTTCCCGATCCCGCTGCTCGATGGCGGCCACCTTATGTTCTACGCGGCCGAAGTGGTCCGCGGCCGGCCCTTGTCCGAGCGGACTCAGGAGATGGGGTTCCGAATCGGGCTCGGCTTGGTACTGATGTTGATGGTGTTTGCGACCTACAACGACATCCTGCGGATGGCGGCATCTTGA